From the genome of Rhodohalobacter sp. SW132, one region includes:
- a CDS encoding response regulator transcription factor, translated as MPAKKKIYIVDDHPLMRKGMAMTLENSVEFEVCGQSESAEEALGEIPRLKPDGCVIDISLPGMNGIELVKNLLAQMPDLKILMVSRHDEELYAERAIRAGAKGYLMKLEAGEVLVSAVRQVMNGSIYLSDKIGSQLIMKIASGQSAGENPLELLSDRELEVFELTGKGESTKEIARRLHVSVKTVDTYRARIKEKMHLKTANELMRKAVQWVEGGSV; from the coding sequence ATGCCCGCAAAAAAGAAAATATATATCGTAGACGACCACCCGCTGATGAGAAAGGGAATGGCGATGACACTTGAAAACAGTGTGGAGTTTGAAGTGTGCGGGCAAAGTGAATCGGCGGAAGAGGCGCTGGGTGAAATCCCCCGATTGAAACCGGATGGATGTGTAATTGACATCTCACTGCCGGGTATGAACGGTATTGAACTTGTAAAAAACCTGCTTGCTCAAATGCCCGACCTGAAAATCCTGATGGTTTCCCGCCACGACGAAGAACTCTACGCCGAACGCGCCATCCGCGCAGGGGCAAAAGGGTACCTGATGAAACTGGAAGCCGGCGAAGTGCTCGTAAGCGCCGTTCGCCAGGTGATGAACGGTAGTATTTACCTGAGCGATAAAATCGGCTCACAACTCATCATGAAAATTGCATCGGGGCAATCTGCCGGAGAAAATCCCCTGGAATTGTTGAGTGATCGTGAGCTGGAAGTATTTGAACTCACCGGAAAAGGAGAATCCACAAAAGAGATTGCCCGACGCCTTCACGTATCTGTAAAAACGGTGGACACCTACCGCGCACGCATCAAAGAGAAAATGCATCTCAAAACGGCCAACGAACTTATGAGAAAAGCCGTACAGTGGGTTGAAGGCGGTTCCGTGTAA
- a CDS encoding PAS domain S-box protein, giving the protein MIHTLLIGENDQIRQTLYETLAKRKHKVTVVEPATVDIENAIQNDFSLVIVSSVTDQTLGVCRQLRLSKNGSNFALVMVVDHNHPDQLDDILDAGADQCIIESIYDEKRLHIRLAFAEKMASEKVQQQITEQQLRESEARARSILETTVDAIITITPKGNIRTFNKTAEKLFGYHSTEVIGKNVKILMPNPYKAEHDDYMEHYLETGKRKIIGIGREVTGRRKDGSTFPMYLAVSEVKLPDQHIFTGIVRDISEQRRLEQEVLRISEHERQRIGQDLHDGLGQMLTGIGLITKNLARQLEQEEHKLAEDAAEISTLIQQADEQARSLARGLVPVEFDERGLEAALERLKNNAEKLFGIECTLEILGELDFDDVTQAIHLYRIAQEGVSNAVKHGSADKVSIYIASTDQHLRLRVVDNGTGFPENWDSEGGLGVRIMRFRARLIGGSLEISDIPDKGATITCTVPNIKQP; this is encoded by the coding sequence ATGATTCACACACTGCTGATTGGAGAAAATGACCAGATTCGTCAGACTTTATACGAAACCCTGGCCAAAAGAAAACACAAAGTTACCGTTGTGGAACCGGCAACTGTTGACATAGAAAATGCTATTCAAAATGATTTCTCGCTGGTGATTGTCTCTTCCGTGACGGATCAAACCCTCGGGGTCTGCAGGCAGCTTCGATTGAGTAAAAACGGGTCGAATTTTGCGCTGGTGATGGTAGTAGATCACAATCATCCCGATCAACTTGATGATATTCTGGATGCAGGAGCCGACCAGTGTATTATTGAATCGATATATGATGAGAAACGCCTCCACATTCGTCTCGCGTTTGCTGAAAAGATGGCGAGCGAAAAAGTGCAGCAGCAGATTACCGAGCAGCAGCTTCGGGAAAGTGAGGCCCGTGCACGCAGCATTCTCGAAACCACGGTTGATGCCATTATCACTATCACTCCGAAAGGTAACATTCGCACGTTTAATAAAACGGCTGAAAAACTTTTCGGATATCACTCTACGGAAGTTATCGGCAAAAATGTGAAAATTCTGATGCCCAATCCATATAAAGCGGAACATGATGATTATATGGAGCACTACCTGGAAACGGGCAAGCGTAAAATTATTGGTATCGGGAGAGAGGTTACCGGCCGCCGCAAGGATGGGTCCACATTCCCGATGTACCTGGCGGTGAGTGAAGTTAAGTTGCCGGATCAGCATATTTTCACCGGAATTGTGCGCGATATTTCTGAACAGCGGCGTCTGGAGCAGGAAGTTTTACGGATTAGTGAACATGAACGCCAGCGAATTGGTCAGGATTTACATGACGGCCTCGGACAGATGCTTACCGGTATCGGGCTGATCACTAAAAACCTCGCCCGGCAACTTGAACAGGAAGAACATAAACTTGCTGAAGATGCAGCAGAGATCAGTACATTGATCCAGCAGGCTGATGAACAGGCCCGGTCCCTTGCGCGCGGACTCGTGCCGGTGGAATTTGATGAACGAGGGCTGGAAGCTGCGTTGGAACGGCTGAAAAACAATGCCGAAAAACTTTTTGGGATTGAGTGCACGCTCGAGATCCTGGGAGAGCTTGATTTTGATGATGTTACACAGGCGATCCATCTTTACCGGATTGCGCAGGAAGGCGTGAGCAATGCTGTAAAACATGGTTCAGCCGACAAGGTGTCTATTTATATCGCCTCCACTGATCAGCATCTGCGCCTTCGTGTGGTGGACAACGGAACCGGGTTCCCCGAAAATTGGGATTCGGAAGGAGGTCTGGGTGTGCGTATCATGCGTTTCAGGGCACGGCTGATCGGGGGAAGTTTAGAAATAAGCGACATCCCCGATAAAGGAGCTACCATTACGTGTACTGTGCCAAATATTAAACAACCTTAA
- the argB gene encoding acetylglutamate kinase, giving the protein MGDESLTFNHYSNSTKILKINSVSTAPNSKMASADLNYEIVKSFNGKVVVIKYGGNAMTDSRSQEQVLNQVAEMKTLGIYPVVVHGGGPVIKALFEQSGIDSEFVDGHRITLKNSMEVVEQALSGKVNGELVNRLNRLGANAVGLSGKDGGLVKARKRIHNRQTESGPEEIDLGFVGDVDVVNPDLLHLLIKNGYLPVISPVSGGENGDDYNINADMFAGHIAGALQAEAFVAITNVDGLMEDPDRPETKIVAITSGEVKKLFGSVIQGGMIPKIEACNIALDKGVKAAHIVNGAMDQSILLQLFTEKKSGTTIKKE; this is encoded by the coding sequence ATGGGTGATGAAAGCCTTACATTTAACCATTATAGTAACTCTACAAAAATATTGAAGATAAACTCCGTGAGCACAGCCCCGAATTCTAAAATGGCATCTGCAGATTTGAATTATGAAATCGTCAAGTCTTTCAACGGCAAAGTTGTTGTAATAAAATATGGTGGTAATGCCATGACTGATAGCCGCTCGCAGGAGCAGGTTCTAAATCAAGTCGCAGAAATGAAAACGCTGGGGATTTACCCGGTGGTTGTTCACGGCGGCGGGCCGGTGATTAAAGCGCTGTTTGAACAGTCGGGAATCGACTCAGAATTTGTTGACGGACACCGTATCACCCTGAAAAATTCTATGGAAGTGGTGGAGCAGGCTCTTTCGGGAAAAGTAAACGGCGAACTGGTAAACCGGCTGAATCGGCTTGGTGCCAATGCTGTAGGCCTTTCAGGAAAAGATGGGGGATTGGTTAAAGCCCGCAAACGAATTCACAATCGCCAGACTGAAAGCGGCCCGGAAGAAATCGATCTCGGTTTTGTTGGGGATGTGGATGTAGTAAACCCTGATCTTCTGCACCTTCTGATCAAAAACGGATATTTGCCGGTGATTTCCCCGGTTTCCGGTGGCGAAAATGGAGATGATTACAATATCAATGCCGATATGTTTGCCGGTCATATTGCCGGAGCGCTGCAAGCTGAAGCGTTCGTTGCTATTACCAATGTGGATGGGCTGATGGAGGATCCGGACCGACCCGAAACCAAAATTGTAGCGATCACATCAGGTGAAGTAAAAAAACTGTTTGGTTCGGTCATACAAGGCGGAATGATCCCGAAAATTGAAGCATGCAATATTGCGCTTGATAAAGGAGTGAAGGCGGCCCATATTGTGAATGGGGCAATGGATCAATCTATTCTGCTGCAGCTGTTTACTGAAAAAAAATCTGGAACTACGATAAAAAAAGAATGA